The Vanessa atalanta chromosome 18, ilVanAtal1.2, whole genome shotgun sequence DNA window aatttaaaagaaattccaCTCACACAGGATTTCtcatgatattttctttcaccgacaaacacgagatgagttatggacacaaataaaaattctatgGTGCTTGTCCGTAATAACTTGTTCTAGCTACTGGGTCGCTTTGGCTCACCTCTTACTCACTCTGGCTTTATGGGTGTAAAATATACCCGCGGATTCAACTGGGTGCATTTTACAGCGGCAAAGTATACCgccaaaaattaataatcttaaataaattataaataaatttgacttcCAAAAATCAATTTGATGCAATGCTATGGGATATGACAaaccaacaaataaatataatataagtcaaTATATAATGacggtaatataaaataaaaacaaaaaatatgtagtttaatgttttattgtaaacttacattatatgtaattaGTCTTAACATTATATGCAAAATGCACACAccaatcaaaaataaatcatatttttcttatattcaaatgaaaacgAGAcagtgttaattttaatatatgtcatGTCGTTTAgagatttctataaataatcgaGATTTTGAGACGTTGTTCCCGCGtccaaaatattgattaaattaaaaaatatataatattcataattatgattagattaaattaagtaatgacaaaaaatattttagtttaagacCCGTTGTCACGATTttgttatatgaattaaattaaataatggcaacatatttttaatttatttaatggcacatattattttgaatttcgaatgtttatttcaagatttgtaatattttcaacatgCTTAGTAAGTgtgatttatgtaaatatgtgttagaactctaatttatttataattaattatattctattttcatAATTGTATTAGTTGGTTCTCTTGATTGAATgtcaactttaaaatatatcaataatttaaggCACTATTTATTCACATTTGtggttttattacttattaagcATTGATTTAAAGTAATTCTTTACATAATGCATCATAtggtgattttttaaaattatcttttaaaaatactttaatattccatcacataatacattttaaaatatatcttctagTCAGGAATCCAATTCGGTAAATTGCCTAAACTCTGGATCAGAAAATAGTAACAAAGTTCATGCAGGCAGACACAGACTAAAAAATGCTTATTTTcaccaatatatttaatatatatattttaaaaaatcaccaGCATATGACTCAATAGTTCAATTCGAGGGGAATATCTATTTCAAACTAATCTTGTGCCATTATTGCACTTTCACTAtgaaatgaacaaaatatttaacaccaaaaataaaattatcaaacataatcttaataataatttcaaatgaaaatccTTATTCAACTACCAAATCAAACTCATCAATGTCTTCACACATTGAATTAAAACCGGCTGCCCAGGCTTCAACTTCTTTTTcctgaaattgttaaaattataaattaataaaaaaatatagaattagaagaatgtgtatatataaaattggtatgtatatttatataaaaatctttttttcttaaataatcttttatttgttgttattgcaattaaaaaccCATTACCTTTccacttaaatttaatatttctatacaggtaatattttatttttttaaataattaaagacgAGAATAATGATGTCGTCCTGATGAACCAACCAGCCAATTACCCAGATCATACCATGGTGCACAATTGTGTTCACAGACACATGTGCACTCTCTATTTTCTCACTCTTTCAGTTTGATAGGATAGTAAATGTGACATGACTGGAATGAGTTGAGGAGAGAGGCGGAGAGGCGGAGAGGCGGAGAGGCGGAGAGGCGGAGAGGCGGAGAGGCGGAGAGGCGGATAGGCGCAGCTCCAGGCTTTACGTGCTTCCCAAAGCTCGGGAGTGTACAGACTTACAACTACCAGATTACAGGCCGTTACTTAGAATTTTTAGACAGAAAAACTTAACCATATTCTATAGGCTTGACCTGGGGTTTAAGCCCAGGGGATAACTTACCAGGACCCTTGGGGTCTGAGATGTAACCACTAAATCAACAAATCAGTTTAATCAATACATGACTAGGTTGAAAGTCAGGACTAATTTCATGATGTTTCCATTGTTATGACGTAACAAACCAACATAgttttacacatacatataacacTAGTTTTTTCTGACATCTTTAATAGTAAACCAgtttacagaaaatattaatttacacacAATTAAACACCTAAACCTTTCTcagaaaatcatataaaaatccattatgtttttgaatttatcaCATTTAGACAGTGAGGCAGACACAGAGACAAACAAATGTGATAAGGgtctttgttttatgttttttttttttttttatggtatagggggcaaacgagcaggaggctcacctgatggaaagcgactaccaccgcccatggacatctgcaacaccaggggggttacaggtgcgttgccggcctttaagaaataagtacgctcttttcttgaaggttcccaagtcgtatcggttcggaaaaaccgccggcgaaagctggttccacagagtggttgtgcgaggcagaaaatgccttaaaaatcgcgctgttgtggatttacggacatctaagtggtgtgggtgaaatttagaattttgtcgagatgtccgaagatggaattcagctgccgggattaatccaaacaattcctcggaacactccccgtggaaaattcggtagaagatgcagagtgatccaacatctctacgcaacgccaaaggatcgagcagatcagaaagggcttgatcgtcgataattcgagctgctctacgttggatacggtcaaatggaaggagctggtactggggagcacccgcccagaggtgagagcagtactccatgtgaggccgaatttgcgccttatatagtcttaggcgatgggccgacgtgaaatactgtcttgccttgctgagcacaccaagcttttttgatgccaatttggctttgccttccagttgaccgcggaactgaacgaggctcgaaacatcaacgccaagtattccgatactagctgtggcggctaacagaatgttctcgaatcgtggagatacgacgaatggtgtttttttagcggttaacgcgcaaacttgcgtctttttggggttgaaatggactaggtttagccggccccagttcgagacttcgtttaacgaagactcgatttcagacacaagtttgttccggttttcttcgacgttttcccgagaaatattagcacggccggtgtatgaggtgtcaacggtactgtcgtctgcatagcagtgaatgttcctgatttgcaacaagtcattgatatgcagaagaaacagagtgggtgacagaacgcagccttgtggaacaccagcgttgacgaatttttggtcggagcatgcaccgtcgacaacgaccttgatgctccgatctgccaaaaagctggtaatccaactgcataatttcccgggaagcccataggaaggaagcttcgaaagaagcgctttgtgccatacgcgatcgaaggccttcgctatgtccagactggctgctaatgcctcccccttgctctcaactgcttccgcccatttatgagtaaggtaaactagaggatcaccggctgagcgacctcgacggaaaccgtactggcggtcactaatcagctggtactcctctagataccacaggagctgacagtttacaatggactccattaccttggagaacaagggggtgatggctataggcctataattggacgggtctgagcggttaccctttttgggaatcggatgcactaaagcagtcttccaggagatcgggacgacgcctaatgcgtaagattgccggaaaagacgcgttaagaccggtgccaactcgggagcacatgtccgtagcacaattggagggatgccatcgggtccactcgacttatgaatgtccaaggaaaaaagtgcttttCGAACTGCACTTTgacggaatttaacctccggcatcgtggtatcatatcgcggtattgttggtggtgaatttccttggtcatccagggtcgaattcgatgcgaagagagagcctaaaagatcagctttctctttcgcggtatgggccaatgactcaccgtccttgtgcagagatggaaaagaaggctgacagaaattcccaagaacagctttagcgagagaccagaacgcacgtgttcctgaagggagacgcaccagtctctcgccaattctgccaatgtactccgtcttcgccttagcaatcacatttttgaaggacctagaggcagagttatattcctttctgaatgcgctggtctttacatcacgagacgctgatgcgttagcccagtcatggtaacgttcccattttcggcgtgaggccgttttgcagaaacgaccaaaccagggctgggacttgccaccgatgggcaccgcagaaaacggaatgaacagttccataccctgaagcaccacatcggcaacagagtcggcaataatgctcggatcatccagcgagaaacaaacctgcccccatgggtaggaggcaaagaaggaccgcatcccatcccaatccgctgacttgtagtgccacacgcggcggcagcccatgaaacgaggtcgtgagtaccgcataaacggaactgtactccgaacgagacagtggtccgacgagcccagagggggatcgacgataacctgatagctatccggatgagaagtcagcagaaggtccaacagggaaggtgtatgatcctccacgtccggtattcgcgttggcgaggtgaccagttgtgtcaaatcatatgctaaagcgaagtcgagaacagatctacccgcatgatcagtagtacgtgatccaagccattcggcatggtgatATGTATGATGTATGAGTGTATTTCTTATATTCGCTTTAGCTGATGTAATAACAACCAAaccaaagatattaaaaaaataagattaattttatcaaattaggtCAAatgctatacatatatatataatgctatatatatatgtgattgATTACATAATAGCAAGATACATTACCTCTTTCTTAGACAatttctgtttgtttgttttcttctttttaataacCTTCTTAGGTTTCATAGATGGTAACCTAAATGACAGGTCATCCAAATCTTCATCACTCGAAGCTTGGTCAATATCACATAAGGGATCACTGTTGTTATCCATTGTAGATGATTTGTTAAATGCAACCTTCTTTGATTTACCATAACTTTTGCGATTTGCctgaaataattgttaaaataaaatttactagtaCGTATTTGActgataatgttattatttgatcTAAATTCATAGATTCCTGAAGTTTAACTAAAGTGTTAAGGtattaatatagaaacaaatattttataatgtagtcattaataaaaaacatatacaattatgcaCTATTTATGTATAGctcattaaaaattagtaaactCCAACAagtattatgtttttcttttgcaaaaatggttaaatatgtataatagtatataattaaagatgTTTTATTACCTTCTGGTGATGTATAAATTCTATATCTTCAAACAAATGTACTGATTCCGAGTCTTCATTCTCCAAATTATCAGGCAATACTGGCTCCACAACATTAGTGCTTTCAATATTACAATCAACAGCCACTTCTGGAAAAACTGGTGGTTCTGTTGCCGACTTCATTgtatcaaacattttatttacaacatcagAACTTTGAATTGGCTTAGATTTAGCGGCAACTGGTATTATTGCCCTCATAGGACCTTTTTGAGTATTAAGTTCTTGTAAAATTCCCCTTGTTCGTGATCTCAAAGACCTagctttatttttctttttagggGAAATATTCTCTTGATCTTCACTTTCATTGAAACCAAAGTATGTTAGATTTTTATCTGTCTTCTTTTTCTTGTCTTTCGGAGTCGCAGCATTTTTATCATTGTCTTGAACATCTGAACTCTCTGTTTCATTAGATGTACTACTGGAATTATTACTCTTGGCAAGTGAATCCTCTTTATTGGGAGTTAGGCTATTTACTTTTGATAATTCAATAGCATTCACAACAGGCTGTTTCTTTTGATTAGGTGTAGCTATGGATGTATTTGTTACATCTTCAAACAGGGAATTTGCTTTCACTGGTGTTGATTTGGACTTTTTCTTCTTATTTGCACTCTTTTCTACAACTtctttaataaaagaaataatgctAGTTTGCCTCAAGTTTGGAGTACTTGGAACAATTTCAGGCAGTGATTGATTTGCTTCTGCCACCATACCTGTGTAgacatatttcttttttgtatcaTTGAAGTTGATAAAAGAGCTTTCCACAGCCGGTGTCATATTGGGCTTAACATAAGTGTTTACCTGCCATTTTATAGGTAAATTACCAAATTCCACTCGCCAAGGGCTAGCTAATGGATGTCTTATTGACACATTCATGCTACTGCTTGCAGCAGGTTGTTCATCAAAGAAACTGATATCATCTTGTAAATTAAGGGGGTCATTGACATTAGGTACATTGacactttcatttttattaatgggCTCTGCAGGAGTTTGTTGTGCAGGCGAGTTTACGGGTGAGTAATCAAGATTAAAATCATCTTCAGGTTGCATATCCATAGCAATGTCCTCCACTCTaacagaattataatttttctcatTAACAATACTCTCTTCCGTATCTGTATTTGTATGGGGCACTGTGTTATTGATGATAGTTTGATTGTTATGATCAATACAGGgttttgttgaatttaattGTGCAACTGATGTTACAGTGCAGGGTTTTgaggaaacattattttttaaagtagcgAGGGCTTTAGCTAAATTCTTGTCATAATTGCTTTTGATGGTAATTTTGGGCTTTGTTGGCTTCTTGGCaacagtttttttcttttttttcttagcTGGAGGTGGTTCTTCTTGGGGGTCATatgtaaattcataaatatcaaGTTTGCTAGAATCTCTtttgagtgtttttttattatctccTAAAACTCTTAATGAGTTATTCTTACCAGTATTATGACTGGTTTGTTTTGTCTTTGATAGAAGGGGTGATTTTTTCGGAGAAGGTTGAGGTTTTTCTTTCTTTTGCTTTGCATTCTTTGCATTGTTATTAGAGTCTGCTgttggttttttattaaaaaaatcttttatagtCTTCGGTTTTTGTGTTTCAATTGATTGGTTAAGTGGTGATGATTTATTCTTTACACTTGTGGTATTCTTAGCTAATACTTTAGtaacttgttttgttttattagctAAAGGAGTACTAGCATTAATAGGCTGGACGGGTATAAACTTGTTCGGACTAATGGAATGATCATCGAATTTACTGGGTAGCCTACAAATTCTTTTTGgacgatttttaaataaacttgtatCAAGTACTCTGATCGGTGTTTTCAATGGAGATAATACGACAACTGGTATCTTTTTAACTTGATTCGGTGCCTTTCTAATAGGGGAAGTTTTACTTAATTCTAAGGCGCCTTGATTTGATTGGGAAATGGCATTTGTTGATACATtgctcaatatattattttctttaaatcgtTTAGGTAGTCGTCTCTCTCGACGTGGTCTCTCAGAATTAAGTTCAGTTTTACTTTGTGATCTTTTAATTGAAGTAACTTTTACACTTACAGGCTGTTTTTCGGCAGTGAGTATAGAAGCATTGTCGTCTGATGCCGAGTTAGTTTTATCAGCTAAAGCCCTTCGAGGAGGTTTTATCACTTTATCCGATTTTCGCACccttttagtattaaatacgCATGTGTTCTCCTTTAAAGCTTTTCCAGCTTTAGCTGTCCGAGTCTTGGGTGGCATGACAAGTTTTTTCACGTATAGCAAGTCTAAACACGATAcatcacttaaataaataatataaaggtcAATCACATGAGTAACTCCAATATTAAAGTTATGCTTGTCTCAGTAACACTTCTTGTAAGAAtagaaatcataaaaataaatactcgtaAGCTTCTTTACAATTTTCGCTCGTTTTTTCATGGTTTGACAACAAAAAcgatgtcataatttttttgacaattcGAAGATTATGTAGTGTCTGGGTTCTTA harbors:
- the LOC125070878 gene encoding uncharacterized protein LOC125070878, with amino-acid sequence MPPKTRTAKAGKALKENTCVFNTKRVRKSDKVIKPPRRALADKTNSASDDNASILTAEKQPVSVKVTSIKRSQSKTELNSERPRRERRLPKRFKENNILSNVSTNAISQSNQGALELSKTSPIRKAPNQVKKIPVVVLSPLKTPIRVLDTSLFKNRPKRICRLPSKFDDHSISPNKFIPVQPINASTPLANKTKQVTKVLAKNTTSVKNKSSPLNQSIETQKPKTIKDFFNKKPTADSNNNAKNAKQKKEKPQPSPKKSPLLSKTKQTSHNTGKNNSLRVLGDNKKTLKRDSSKLDIYEFTYDPQEEPPPAKKKKKKTVAKKPTKPKITIKSNYDKNLAKALATLKNNVSSKPCTVTSVAQLNSTKPCIDHNNQTIINNTVPHTNTDTEESIVNEKNYNSVRVEDIAMDMQPEDDFNLDYSPVNSPAQQTPAEPINKNESVNVPNVNDPLNLQDDISFFDEQPAASSSMNVSIRHPLASPWRVEFGNLPIKWQVNTYVKPNMTPAVESSFINFNDTKKKYVYTGMVAEANQSLPEIVPSTPNLRQTSIISFIKEVVEKSANKKKKSKSTPVKANSLFEDVTNTSIATPNQKKQPVVNAIELSKVNSLTPNKEDSLAKSNNSSSTSNETESSDVQDNDKNAATPKDKKKKTDKNLTYFGFNESEDQENISPKKKNKARSLRSRTRGILQELNTQKGPMRAIIPVAAKSKPIQSSDVVNKMFDTMKSATEPPVFPEVAVDCNIESTNVVEPVLPDNLENEDSESVHLFEDIEFIHHQKANRKSYGKSKKVAFNKSSTMDNNSDPLCDIDQASSDEDLDDLSFRLPSMKPKKVIKKKKTNKQKLSKKEEKEVEAWAAGFNSMCEDIDEFDLVVE